From one Leifsonia soli genomic stretch:
- a CDS encoding glycosyltransferase family 4 protein produces MTTLRVIVDELVGDEPGGARRYTEELTRQLIATAPRDCDVEAVVSNIGDEQLQAVRDRLPGVAAVTRLPLARRELALAWQSGLAVGGHPGMLHAPTLLAPLRKHGQLDTPQQIAVTIHDTLAWTHPEALGSAAALWTKAMAKRARKHADAIVVPTHAVADRLGDLIDFGDRIRVIGGAPATALRLPPDADERAERLGLPERYAFTLGTVEPRKGIAPLIRAVARPEAQGIPLLIAGPDRVGERSATGVAAAAGLPEDRVRPLGRLDDGDLAVALDRATLFVYPSVAEGFGLPIVEAFKFGLPVLHSDDAALVEVAAGAGVVVERPAPGEDDEPYAERLAAAIGRVLSDAELRARLGVLASDRARAFSWRDSAERVWQLHADL; encoded by the coding sequence ATGACCACACTCCGGGTGATCGTCGACGAGCTCGTCGGAGACGAGCCCGGTGGCGCGCGCCGCTACACGGAGGAGCTCACCCGTCAGCTCATCGCCACGGCGCCGCGGGACTGCGACGTCGAGGCCGTCGTGTCGAACATCGGCGACGAGCAGCTGCAGGCGGTCCGGGACCGCCTGCCGGGCGTCGCGGCGGTCACCCGCCTGCCCCTCGCGCGGCGGGAGCTCGCCCTGGCCTGGCAGTCGGGGCTCGCGGTCGGCGGGCACCCGGGGATGCTGCACGCCCCCACCCTCCTCGCGCCGCTGCGCAAGCACGGGCAGCTCGACACCCCGCAGCAGATCGCGGTGACGATCCACGACACCCTGGCCTGGACGCATCCCGAGGCCCTCGGATCCGCCGCAGCCCTGTGGACCAAGGCGATGGCGAAGCGGGCGAGGAAGCACGCGGACGCCATCGTCGTCCCGACCCACGCCGTCGCGGACCGGCTCGGCGACCTCATCGATTTCGGCGACCGAATCCGGGTCATCGGCGGAGCGCCCGCGACCGCCCTGCGGCTGCCTCCGGACGCCGACGAGCGCGCGGAGCGGCTCGGGCTTCCCGAGCGGTACGCGTTCACGCTCGGAACGGTGGAGCCGCGCAAGGGCATCGCCCCGCTGATCCGCGCCGTCGCGCGCCCCGAGGCGCAGGGCATCCCGCTGCTGATCGCCGGTCCCGACCGCGTCGGCGAGCGCTCGGCGACCGGTGTCGCCGCCGCTGCCGGGCTGCCGGAAGACCGCGTGCGCCCGCTCGGCCGCCTCGACGACGGCGACCTCGCCGTCGCGCTCGACCGGGCCACCCTGTTCGTCTACCCGAGCGTCGCCGAGGGTTTCGGTCTGCCCATCGTCGAAGCGTTCAAGTTCGGGCTGCCCGTCCTCCACTCGGACGACGCCGCCCTCGTCGAGGTCGCCGCGGGCGCTGGCGTCGTGGTCGAGCGCCCGGCTCCGGGTGAGGACGACGAGCCGTATGCCGAGCGCCTCGCGGCGGCCATCGGCCGGGTCCTGTCAGATGCCGAGCTGAGGGCGCGCCTCGGCGTGCTGGCCTCCGACCGGGCACGGGCGTTCAGCTGGCGGGACTCCGCCGAGCGCGTCTGGCAGCTTCACGCCGACCTCTGA
- a CDS encoding dTDP-4-dehydrorhamnose 3,5-epimerase family protein: protein MQIRELSIPDTYEITPRQHQDDRGLFFEFYRFDRLEEVVGHSLDLKQANTSVSRKGSVRGIHFADIPPSQAKYVTAPHGAVLDFVVDIRVGSPTFGQWDSVLLDDTDRRAIYVAEGVGHCFVALTDGATVSYLVTDVYNPTREHGINPLDEQIALEFPVPADELLLSPKDTDAPGLAEAAESGLLPSWDAARAFYASLDNK from the coding sequence GTGCAGATCCGCGAGCTCTCGATCCCCGACACCTATGAGATCACCCCTCGGCAACACCAGGACGACCGGGGCCTGTTCTTCGAGTTCTACCGGTTCGACCGGCTCGAGGAGGTCGTCGGCCACTCGCTCGATCTCAAGCAGGCCAACACCTCGGTGTCGCGCAAGGGCTCCGTTCGCGGCATCCACTTCGCCGACATCCCGCCGAGCCAGGCCAAGTACGTGACGGCTCCGCACGGCGCCGTCCTCGACTTCGTGGTCGACATCCGGGTCGGCTCGCCGACGTTCGGCCAGTGGGACTCCGTCCTCCTCGACGACACGGACCGCCGGGCGATCTACGTCGCCGAGGGCGTCGGGCACTGCTTCGTGGCCTTGACCGACGGCGCGACCGTCAGCTACCTCGTGACCGACGTGTACAACCCGACGCGGGAGCACGGGATCAATCCCCTCGACGAGCAGATCGCCCTCGAGTTCCCCGTCCCGGCCGACGAGCTCCTGCTCTCGCCGAAGGACACGGATGCGCCGGGCCTCGCCGAGGCCGCCGAGAGCGGTCTGCTCCCCAGCTGGGACGCGGCGCGAGCCTTCTACGCGTCCCTCGACAACAAGTAA
- a CDS encoding LCP family protein yields MTIATPLRHPDASSSHTMTKRGWWLVTMNVLLPGSAQVVAGNRVLGRVGVLATLLLWLLAVVTLVVYLVSPSSIYTLFTQAGSLTLVQTLLIAYTVLWVVLTLDTLRLVRLIRTAPNARGWIAAFSVLVLVGLTGTAGYASVVAGSARGALGDIFSAGPSQPPVDGRYNIMLLGGDAGPDRDGLRPDSMSIVSIDANTGQAVTIGLPRDLDPVPFPASSPLHTEYPDGYGYNDRCDVDVCQLNSIYTEVELYKPDLYPNAKKNKSEPGIEAMRDALEGATGLTIQYYVLIDMQGFADLVDALGGVDITVKDRIPIGGDENLNGVIEWIEPGKRHLDGYHAQWYARARHGSSDYDRMARQRELQDAILKQVNPVNVVSKFQDIATAGAQVMKTDIPQSMLGYFVDLGMKTRKLPVQQLELVPPTIDPTEPDYAQIQELVRQAVHPATAKPKGS; encoded by the coding sequence ATGACGATCGCCACGCCGCTGCGCCATCCCGACGCCTCTTCATCCCACACGATGACGAAGCGCGGCTGGTGGCTGGTCACGATGAACGTCCTGCTGCCCGGCTCCGCCCAGGTGGTCGCGGGCAACCGCGTCCTCGGGCGCGTCGGCGTGCTGGCCACCCTGCTGCTCTGGCTGCTCGCGGTGGTGACGCTGGTCGTCTATCTCGTGTCCCCGTCGTCGATCTACACGCTGTTCACGCAGGCGGGCAGCCTGACGCTCGTCCAGACGCTGCTGATCGCCTACACGGTGCTGTGGGTGGTGCTCACGCTCGACACCCTGCGGCTCGTGCGCCTCATCCGCACCGCACCGAACGCGCGCGGCTGGATCGCCGCGTTCTCCGTGCTCGTGCTGGTCGGACTCACCGGCACCGCCGGGTACGCTTCCGTCGTCGCCGGATCGGCGCGCGGCGCGCTCGGGGACATCTTCTCGGCCGGACCGTCGCAGCCTCCCGTCGACGGCCGGTACAACATCATGCTGCTCGGCGGGGACGCCGGGCCGGACCGCGACGGTCTCCGGCCGGACAGCATGTCCATCGTCAGCATCGACGCGAACACCGGCCAGGCGGTCACGATCGGCCTCCCACGCGACCTCGACCCGGTGCCGTTCCCCGCCTCGTCCCCGCTTCACACGGAGTACCCGGACGGCTACGGCTACAACGACCGCTGCGACGTCGACGTCTGCCAGCTCAACTCCATCTACACCGAGGTGGAGCTGTACAAGCCGGACCTGTACCCGAACGCCAAGAAGAACAAGAGCGAGCCGGGCATCGAGGCCATGCGCGACGCCCTCGAAGGCGCCACCGGCCTGACGATCCAGTACTACGTGCTCATCGACATGCAGGGGTTCGCCGATCTCGTGGATGCCCTCGGCGGCGTGGACATCACCGTGAAGGACCGGATCCCGATCGGCGGCGACGAGAACCTCAACGGGGTGATCGAGTGGATCGAGCCGGGCAAGCGCCACCTCGACGGCTATCACGCCCAGTGGTACGCCCGCGCCCGTCACGGCTCCAGCGACTACGACCGCATGGCCCGCCAGCGCGAACTGCAGGACGCCATCCTGAAGCAGGTCAACCCGGTCAACGTGGTGTCCAAGTTCCAGGACATCGCCACCGCGGGCGCGCAGGTGATGAAGACCGACATCCCGCAGTCGATGCTGGGCTACTTCGTCGACCTGGGCATGAAGACCAGGAAGCTGCCCGTGCAGCAGCTGGAGCTCGTCCCCCCGACGATCGACCCGACCGAGCCGGACTACGCGCAGATCCAGGAGCTCGTCCGCCAGGCCGTGCACCCGGCGACGGCCAAGCCGAAGGGGAGCTGA
- a CDS encoding GtrA family protein: MTTDTSTAPHRARLFPQLIKFGAVGAVGFVVNLLVFNLLMLFVLVNVPHKTLFSTAIATLVAIGTNWVGNRYWAFSGNRNENATREGIEFFIVSLAGMAIPLLCVWVSHYLLGYQSLLADNISNNVVGLALGTVFRFAFYRWWVFSPERAAARAGHRVTASGTQHVPARGRELAPITGSTLASTPDRGLVGD, encoded by the coding sequence ATGACGACAGACACCAGCACCGCACCGCACCGCGCGCGCCTCTTCCCGCAGCTGATCAAGTTCGGCGCGGTCGGAGCCGTCGGTTTCGTGGTCAACCTGCTCGTATTCAACCTGCTCATGCTCTTCGTGCTGGTGAACGTGCCGCACAAGACCCTGTTCTCCACGGCGATCGCGACATTGGTCGCCATCGGCACGAACTGGGTCGGCAACCGGTACTGGGCGTTCTCCGGCAACCGCAACGAGAACGCGACGCGTGAGGGCATCGAGTTCTTCATCGTCAGCCTCGCGGGCATGGCCATTCCCCTTCTCTGCGTCTGGGTGTCGCACTACCTGCTCGGCTACCAGAGCCTGCTCGCGGACAACATCTCCAACAACGTGGTCGGCCTCGCGCTCGGCACGGTCTTCCGGTTCGCGTTCTACCGCTGGTGGGTGTTCTCGCCCGAGCGTGCGGCCGCTCGCGCCGGGCACCGGGTCACTGCCTCGGGTACGCAGCATGTCCCCGCCCGCGGCCGCGAGCTGGCGCCGATCACGGGCTCGACCCTAGCGAGCACCCCAGACCGTGGTCTCGTCGGAGACTGA
- a CDS encoding 5-(carboxyamino)imidazole ribonucleotide synthase, with the protein MREDGQCVRHTTRTRFRVPVNIPGQHDKYQRSRWSMASHIVGVIGGGQLARMMIPPAIELGVDIRVLEEAEGMSADIAASGVGDYRDLDTVLAFAETVDVITFDHEHVPQGILRELVSRGIPVHPGPDALLYAQDKLQMRAKLSELGLPVPDWAAVESADELGAFLADHGGRAVVKTARGGYDGKGVRVVSDASGADDWFLALAEDGRGGALLVEELVPFRRELAQLVARRPSGEMAVWPVVETVQRDGVCAEVLAPAPGAAGRVAEAAADIARHVAAGLGVTGVLAVELFETTDGRVLINELAMRPHNSGHWSIEGAVTSQFEQHLRAVLDLPLGSTEPRADWSVMVNILGGPSEGSLQDRYPAALAAHPEAKFHGYGKEPRPGRKVGHVTVVGGEDLEDVVYRARAAAAFFEG; encoded by the coding sequence ATGCGGGAAGATGGTCAATGCGTTCGTCACACTACGCGGACCAGGTTTCGCGTTCCTGTGAATATTCCCGGCCAGCATGATAAGTATCAGAGGAGCAGATGGTCCATGGCTAGTCACATCGTCGGAGTGATCGGCGGAGGTCAGCTGGCACGGATGATGATCCCTCCGGCCATCGAGCTCGGGGTCGACATCCGGGTGCTCGAGGAAGCCGAGGGGATGAGCGCGGACATCGCGGCCTCGGGCGTGGGCGACTACCGCGACCTCGACACCGTGCTGGCGTTCGCCGAGACGGTGGATGTGATCACCTTCGACCACGAGCACGTCCCGCAGGGGATCCTCCGGGAGCTGGTGTCGCGCGGCATCCCCGTGCACCCCGGTCCCGACGCCCTCCTCTACGCCCAGGACAAGCTGCAGATGCGGGCGAAGCTGAGCGAGCTGGGGCTCCCTGTGCCGGACTGGGCCGCTGTGGAGTCCGCCGACGAGCTCGGCGCCTTCCTCGCGGACCACGGCGGACGGGCGGTCGTGAAGACCGCGCGCGGCGGATACGACGGCAAGGGCGTCCGGGTGGTCTCGGACGCGAGCGGGGCCGACGACTGGTTCCTCGCGCTCGCCGAGGACGGCCGAGGAGGAGCGCTGCTCGTGGAGGAGCTCGTCCCCTTCCGGCGGGAGCTCGCCCAGCTCGTCGCCCGACGGCCGTCGGGCGAGATGGCGGTCTGGCCGGTGGTCGAGACCGTGCAGCGCGACGGCGTCTGCGCCGAGGTGCTCGCGCCGGCGCCCGGTGCGGCCGGCCGGGTGGCCGAGGCCGCGGCGGACATCGCCCGGCACGTGGCCGCCGGGCTCGGAGTCACCGGAGTGCTCGCCGTCGAGCTGTTCGAGACGACGGATGGGCGCGTCCTGATCAACGAGCTGGCCATGCGCCCCCACAACAGCGGCCACTGGTCGATCGAGGGAGCCGTCACCAGCCAGTTCGAGCAGCACCTGCGGGCCGTGCTCGACCTCCCGCTGGGGTCGACCGAGCCGCGCGCCGACTGGTCGGTCATGGTGAACATCCTCGGCGGGCCGTCGGAGGGCAGCCTCCAGGACCGCTACCCGGCCGCGCTCGCCGCGCATCCGGAGGCCAAGTTCCACGGCTATGGCAAGGAGCCGCGGCCCGGCCGCAAGGTCGGGCACGTGACCGTGGTGGGCGGGGAGGATCTCGAGGACGTCGTGTACCGCGCCCGGGCGGCGGCGGCCTTCTTCGAGGGCTGA
- a CDS encoding PH domain-containing protein, whose protein sequence is MSSSPDGIPAQPPERVIARLRSNARRLFFPSLVLIATAGAVGFLAGRVGEVWEIVLLWSAAAAVVLLLFLLPLAAWLSRRYTITNRRLILRHGFFVRVRQELLHSRGYDVSVRRTWLQSLFRSGDILINSGLDHPVVLKDVPKADQVQRALSELMDHSQTVVAVRRQQSESVSDETTVWGAR, encoded by the coding sequence ATGAGCAGCAGCCCGGACGGGATCCCCGCCCAGCCGCCCGAGCGGGTGATCGCCCGGCTGCGGTCGAACGCCCGTCGGCTGTTCTTCCCGAGCCTCGTGCTGATCGCTACTGCCGGGGCCGTGGGATTCCTCGCGGGACGGGTCGGTGAGGTCTGGGAGATCGTCCTGCTGTGGTCGGCCGCGGCCGCCGTGGTGCTCCTGCTGTTCCTCCTGCCGCTCGCGGCCTGGTTGAGCCGTCGCTATACGATCACCAACCGCCGTCTCATCCTCCGGCACGGCTTCTTCGTGCGGGTCCGCCAGGAGCTCCTGCACAGCCGCGGCTACGACGTGAGCGTGCGGCGGACGTGGCTGCAGAGCCTCTTCCGCTCCGGCGACATCCTCATCAACTCGGGTCTCGATCATCCTGTCGTTCTGAAGGATGTGCCGAAAGCCGATCAGGTGCAGCGCGCGCTGTCGGAGCTGATGGACCACTCGCAGACGGTCGTCGCGGTGCGGCGTCAGCAGTCGGAGTCAGTCTCCGACGAGACCACGGTCTGGGGTGCTCGCTAG
- the rfbD gene encoding dTDP-4-dehydrorhamnose reductase, with translation MSILIAGAAGMLGQDLQKALAGREVTALSRADLDVTDRGAVLAAAAGHDVIVNASAYTKVDDAETHEDDAYAINALGTENLAIAAGRGGARFVTVSTDYVFDGHATAPYAEDTPRDPINAYGRTKAAGEELALAAHPDGTFVVRTAWLYGAGGANFAKTMVKLAGSHETVSVVDDQFGQPTWTGDLAAQIVALLDSDAPAGVYHGTNSGQTSWYGFARAIFAQAGLDPERVKPTDSSTFVRPAPRPSYSVLGHDGWARAGLSPMRPWQDALAAATADGLFAG, from the coding sequence ATGTCCATCCTCATCGCCGGTGCGGCCGGGATGCTGGGCCAGGACCTGCAGAAGGCGCTGGCCGGCCGCGAGGTCACGGCGCTCTCGCGTGCCGACCTCGACGTCACCGACCGGGGCGCCGTGCTCGCCGCGGCCGCCGGTCACGACGTGATCGTCAACGCCTCGGCCTACACGAAGGTGGACGACGCGGAGACGCACGAGGACGACGCCTACGCCATCAACGCGCTGGGCACCGAGAACCTGGCGATCGCCGCTGGGCGCGGCGGAGCGCGATTCGTCACCGTCTCGACGGACTACGTCTTCGACGGGCACGCGACGGCGCCGTACGCGGAGGACACCCCCCGCGACCCGATCAACGCCTACGGCCGTACCAAGGCCGCCGGTGAGGAGCTGGCGCTGGCCGCGCATCCCGATGGCACGTTCGTCGTCCGGACCGCGTGGCTCTACGGCGCAGGCGGGGCGAACTTCGCGAAGACCATGGTGAAGCTCGCGGGCAGCCACGAGACCGTGAGCGTCGTGGACGACCAGTTCGGCCAGCCCACCTGGACGGGCGACCTGGCCGCGCAGATCGTCGCCCTGCTCGACAGCGACGCCCCGGCGGGGGTGTACCACGGCACCAACTCCGGCCAGACCAGCTGGTACGGGTTCGCCCGCGCGATCTTCGCGCAGGCCGGCCTCGATCCCGAGCGGGTGAAGCCCACCGACAGCTCGACCTTCGTTCGGCCGGCACCGCGCCCGTCGTACTCCGTGCTCGGCCATGACGGCTGGGCGCGAGCAGGTCTCTCCCCCATGCGGCCGTGGCAGGACGCCCTCGCGGCGGCGACGGCGGACGGACTCTTCGCCGGATGA
- a CDS encoding biotin--[acetyl-CoA-carboxylase] ligase: protein MDFRRSRTIVPVLEVLPEAGSTNDVLSARAGDLPDLAVVVTANQTGGRGRLGRVWVTPPDTALAISVLLKPVGLPPESFGWFPLLGGLAMSRALGRFVPGGVQVKWPNDVLIDGQKVCGILTELLPGMSGLVIGAGVNLSQTREELPTDTSTSLAIAGADAVEADAVLSAYLIQLTTLYREFQAAGGDPLRSALRDEVAEACHTIRRAVRVQLPSGDDLLGTAVGIDESGRLIVESDAGRTAVAAGDVTHLRY from the coding sequence GTGGACTTCCGACGCAGCCGAACCATCGTCCCCGTGCTCGAGGTGCTCCCTGAGGCGGGATCCACCAACGACGTCCTGAGCGCAAGGGCCGGCGACCTCCCGGATCTCGCTGTGGTCGTCACCGCCAACCAGACCGGCGGTCGCGGACGCCTCGGCCGGGTGTGGGTGACGCCTCCGGACACCGCCCTGGCGATCTCGGTGCTGCTGAAGCCCGTCGGGCTGCCGCCGGAGTCCTTCGGCTGGTTCCCGCTGCTGGGCGGGCTGGCGATGAGCCGCGCGCTCGGCCGGTTCGTGCCGGGGGGAGTGCAGGTGAAGTGGCCGAACGACGTCCTGATCGACGGCCAGAAGGTCTGCGGCATCCTGACCGAGCTGCTCCCGGGGATGTCGGGGCTCGTGATCGGCGCAGGGGTCAATCTCTCGCAGACGCGCGAGGAGCTTCCGACCGACACGTCGACCTCCCTGGCGATCGCCGGGGCCGATGCGGTGGAGGCGGACGCCGTCCTCTCCGCCTATCTGATCCAGCTGACGACGCTGTACCGCGAGTTCCAGGCTGCAGGCGGAGATCCGCTCCGCAGCGCGCTGCGCGACGAGGTCGCCGAGGCGTGCCACACCATCCGCCGGGCGGTCCGCGTCCAGCTGCCGTCGGGCGACGACCTCCTCGGCACGGCGGTCGGCATCGACGAGAGCGGCCGACTGATCGTGGAGTCGGATGCGGGCCGCACCGCAGTGGCGGCGGGCGACGTGACGCACCTGCGGTATTAA
- the rfbB gene encoding dTDP-glucose 4,6-dehydratase produces the protein MKILVTGGAGFIGSNFVRRTLQDAYPGLEGAEVVVLDALTYSGNLANLAPVADSPRYTFVKGDIRDGGLLDELFPTVDAVVHFAAESHVDRSVRDASIFVETNVLGTQQLLDAALRNNLKRFVHVSTDEVYGSIAEGSWAEDRPLEPNSPYSASKAGSDLLARSYFRTHGLNLSITRCSNNYGPYHFPEKVIPLFVTNLIDDKHVPLYGEGNNIRDWLHVDDHTRGIAMVLVNGRAGEIYNIGGGTELTNKELTQLLLDATGKDWSYVDRVADRLGHDLRYSVDISKIRSELGYEPLVPFQQGLADVVQWYRDNRAWWEPLKARAALDN, from the coding sequence ATGAAGATTCTCGTCACTGGCGGGGCCGGTTTCATCGGCTCCAACTTCGTCCGCCGCACGCTGCAGGACGCCTACCCCGGCCTCGAGGGCGCCGAGGTCGTCGTGCTCGACGCGCTGACCTATTCCGGCAACCTGGCCAACCTGGCGCCGGTCGCCGACTCTCCGCGCTACACGTTCGTTAAGGGCGACATCCGCGACGGCGGGCTGCTCGACGAGCTCTTCCCCACGGTGGATGCCGTCGTCCACTTCGCGGCCGAGTCGCACGTCGACCGTTCGGTGCGCGACGCCTCGATCTTCGTCGAGACCAACGTGCTCGGCACCCAGCAGCTGCTCGACGCGGCGCTGCGGAACAACCTGAAGCGCTTCGTGCACGTCTCGACCGACGAGGTCTACGGTTCGATCGCCGAGGGCTCCTGGGCGGAGGACCGCCCGCTCGAGCCGAACTCGCCGTACTCGGCGTCGAAGGCCGGCAGCGACCTTCTCGCGCGCAGCTACTTCCGCACGCACGGGCTCAACCTGTCGATCACGCGCTGCTCGAACAACTACGGGCCGTACCACTTCCCCGAGAAGGTCATCCCGCTGTTCGTGACGAACCTGATCGACGACAAGCACGTCCCGCTCTACGGCGAGGGCAACAACATCCGCGACTGGCTGCACGTCGACGACCACACCCGCGGCATCGCGATGGTGCTCGTGAACGGCCGCGCCGGCGAGATCTACAACATCGGCGGCGGAACGGAGCTCACCAACAAGGAGCTGACCCAGCTGCTGCTCGACGCGACCGGCAAGGACTGGTCGTACGTCGACCGCGTCGCCGACCGCCTCGGCCACGACCTGCGCTACTCGGTCGACATCTCCAAGATCCGCTCCGAGCTCGGCTACGAGCCTCTGGTGCCGTTCCAGCAGGGCCTCGCCGACGTCGTCCAGTGGTACCGCGACAACCGGGCCTGGTGGGAGCCCCTGAAGGCCCGCGCGGCACTCGACAACTGA
- a CDS encoding acyltransferase, with product MAERTKQTTGGRLAALDGLRGIAAVVVLLHHAMYTNPDFPGAPGTGSAPTGSAMWWISYTPLKLATAGVESVVVFFVLSGLVVTLPVIRKRGFDWVAYFPRRAVRLLVPVMASVVLAAVWVMAIPQVSTQPKGTWLSNSSTPSFSWEYIVKAWDLLGGDGQINNPLWSLRWELLFSLALPIFAVAALAVRKWWMGGLAAACALTYLGVHADSGALQYLPAFFVGAVIAVRLEAVRNVADRINTHWYRHPLWAGLTVASLLLLIAPWLVGPNVGEIPELEPALKGLVPLAAAGLVVAALGWKPLRAVLDTRPVQFTGTISFSLYLVHVPILIFSTYLFADEPWYVPLLFGIPVAVLVAVGFTWLIEKRSHGWSKAVGNWASERYRTWFGRDGEEESRNSGARTDDRTPQAAGQRSA from the coding sequence GTGGCAGAGAGGACGAAACAGACGACGGGCGGCCGTTTGGCGGCGCTGGACGGTCTGCGCGGCATCGCCGCTGTGGTCGTCCTGCTCCATCACGCCATGTACACGAACCCGGATTTCCCGGGCGCACCCGGCACGGGGTCGGCTCCGACGGGCTCCGCGATGTGGTGGATCAGCTACACCCCGCTGAAGCTCGCGACGGCCGGGGTGGAGTCGGTCGTCGTCTTCTTCGTGCTCTCCGGACTCGTCGTCACGCTCCCGGTGATCCGCAAGCGCGGCTTCGACTGGGTCGCCTACTTCCCCCGGCGCGCCGTGCGGCTCCTGGTGCCGGTGATGGCATCCGTCGTGCTGGCCGCGGTCTGGGTGATGGCCATCCCGCAGGTGTCGACGCAGCCGAAGGGCACCTGGCTGAGCAACTCCTCCACGCCGAGCTTCAGCTGGGAGTACATCGTCAAGGCCTGGGACCTCCTCGGCGGAGACGGGCAGATCAACAATCCGCTGTGGTCGCTCCGCTGGGAGCTGCTGTTCTCGCTCGCCCTGCCGATCTTCGCGGTCGCGGCGCTCGCCGTGCGGAAGTGGTGGATGGGCGGCCTCGCCGCCGCGTGCGCACTCACCTACCTCGGTGTGCACGCCGACTCCGGTGCGCTGCAATACCTCCCGGCGTTCTTCGTCGGCGCCGTCATCGCGGTCCGCCTGGAGGCGGTGCGCAACGTCGCCGACCGCATCAACACCCACTGGTACCGGCACCCGCTCTGGGCAGGCCTGACGGTGGCCAGCCTCCTGCTGCTCATCGCACCGTGGCTGGTCGGACCGAACGTGGGCGAGATCCCCGAGCTGGAGCCTGCGCTGAAGGGTCTGGTGCCGCTCGCCGCCGCCGGTCTCGTGGTGGCCGCACTCGGCTGGAAGCCGTTGCGCGCCGTGCTCGACACGCGCCCCGTGCAGTTCACCGGGACGATCTCGTTCAGCCTGTACCTCGTCCACGTGCCGATCCTCATCTTCAGCACCTACCTGTTCGCGGACGAGCCCTGGTACGTGCCGCTGCTGTTCGGCATTCCCGTGGCCGTCCTGGTCGCGGTCGGCTTCACCTGGCTGATCGAGAAGCGGAGCCACGGCTGGTCGAAGGCCGTCGGGAACTGGGCATCCGAGCGCTACCGCACGTGGTTCGGTCGCGACGGCGAGGAGGAGTCGCGGAACTCCGGTGCACGGACCGACGATCGGACTCCGCAGGCGGCGGGTCAGAGGTCGGCGTGA
- the purE gene encoding 5-(carboxyamino)imidazole ribonucleotide mutase, which translates to MPASTSPLVSVVMGSDSDWTVMEEASRLLTEFDVAHEVEVVSAHRTPEKMIAFGKEAAGRGVRVIIAGAGGAAHLPGMLAAVTTLPVVGVPVPLARLDGLDSLLSIVQMPAGVPVATVSIGGARNAGLLAVKILATSDDTLAGALARFAADLEASVEQKNRALQARL; encoded by the coding sequence ATGCCCGCATCCACATCACCGCTGGTCTCCGTCGTCATGGGATCGGACTCCGACTGGACGGTCATGGAGGAGGCGTCCCGCCTGCTCACCGAGTTCGACGTCGCCCACGAGGTCGAGGTCGTCTCCGCGCACCGCACGCCCGAGAAGATGATCGCGTTCGGCAAGGAGGCCGCCGGCCGCGGCGTCCGGGTCATCATCGCCGGCGCCGGCGGGGCGGCCCACCTGCCCGGCATGCTGGCGGCGGTCACCACTCTCCCCGTCGTCGGCGTCCCGGTGCCCCTGGCCCGGCTCGACGGCCTCGACTCCCTGCTCTCGATCGTCCAGATGCCCGCCGGGGTGCCGGTCGCCACCGTCTCCATCGGCGGCGCGCGCAACGCCGGCCTCCTCGCCGTCAAGATCCTCGCCACCTCCGACGACACCCTCGCCGGGGCCCTCGCGCGCTTCGCCGCCGACCTCGAGGCGAGCGTCGAGCAGAAGAACCGGGCCCTCCAAGCCCGGCTGTGA